Proteins from one Fragaria vesca subsp. vesca linkage group LG6, FraVesHawaii_1.0, whole genome shotgun sequence genomic window:
- the LOC101292522 gene encoding metal tolerance protein C4-like, protein MKTSSFSLLSRLRHSRRSSSSSKCLLFLYDDRRSSQNAPFGSSSYYYSTQTHTQLNRLFSSKRFVLLDLLPSHGVHQQNQLLLHRNFLTRAKPVKQVKIEFNDQHSQRAVTTALWCNFLVFSLKFTVWLSTSSHVMFAEVVHSVADFANQALLAYGLSSSRRAPDALHPYGYSKERFVWSLISAVGIFCLGSGATIVHGVQNLWVSQPPPNIQYAAIVIGGSFIIEGASLLVAIQAVKKGAAQEGMKLRDYIWRGHDPTAVAVMTEDGAAVAGLAIAAASLVATKVTGNGIYDPIGSIVVGNLLGMVAIFLIQRNRHALIGRAMDDQDVEKVLQFLKNDPVVDSLYDCKSEVIGPGFFRFKAEIDFNGVVVVQNYLYRTGRQEWARQFREAAKEKDDAALLKMMSNYGEEVVTALGSEVDRLEKEIQELVPGIRHVDIEAHNPIELTT, encoded by the exons ATGAAAACGTCGTCGTTTTCTCTCCTCTCTCGCCTCCGCCACTCCCGCCGCTCCTCCTCCTCCTCAAAGTGTCTGCTTTTCCTCTACGACGATCGCCGCTCCTCCCAAAACGCACCGTTTGGCTCCTCCTCCTACTACTACTCCACTCAAACTCACACTCAGCTAAACCGGCTCTTCTCTTCAAAACGGTTCGTTTTGCTCGACTTGCTTCCTTCCCACGGTGTTCATCAGCAGAATCAGCTCCTCTTGCATCGAA ATTTCTTGACCAGAGCTAAACCTGTTAAGCAAGTTAAAATTGAATTCAATGACCAGCACAG TCAAAGAGCAGTCACAACTGCATTGTGGTGCAACTTCTTAGTGTTTTCACTTAAGTTTACGGTTTGGTTATCCACCTCGAGCCATGTGATGTTTGCTGAGGTTGTGCACTCGGTTGCGGATTTCGCTAATCAG GCGCTTCTTGCTTACGGGTTGAGTAGCTCAAGGCGTGCACCAGATGCTCTCCACCC TTATGGATACTCCAAAGAAAGATTTGTTTGGTCTTTGATATCTGCTGTTGGTATCTTTTGTCTTGGTTCTGGTGCAACTATTGTTCATGGAGTTCAAAACTTGTGGGTTTCACAG CCCCCTCCAAATATTCAATATGCCGCTATAGTGATTGGTGGTTCATTTATAATTGAAG GCGCGTCTCTTCTTGTTGCCATCCAAGCAGTCAAGAAAGGTGCCGCTCAAGAGGGCATGAAATTAAGAGACTATATATGGCGTGGTCATGATCCTACCGCTGTTGCAGTCATGACTGAG GATGGTGCCGCTGTAGCTGGTCTTGCTATTGCTGCAGCATCATTGGTTGCAACAAAAGTCACAGGAAATGGAATTTACGATCCTATAGGTTCAATTGTAGTTGGCAACCTACTCGGAATG GTGGCTATTTTTCTGATACAAAGGAATCGACATGCTTTGATTGGTAGGGCAATGGATGACCAAGATGTGGAGAAGGTTCTTCAATTCTTGAAAAATGACCCG GTTGTGGATTCTTTATATGATTGCAAAAGTGAGGTGATTGGCCCGGGATTCTTCAGATTCAAGGCTGAGATAG ATTTCAATGGAGTGGTGGTAGTTCAAAATTATCTCTATAGGACTGGACGTCAAGAATGGGCAAGACAG TTTCGTGAAGCTGCAAAGGAGAAAGACGATGCTGCTTTGCTGAAAATGATGTCCAATTATG GTGAAGAAGTAGTTACAGCCTTGGGGAGTGAAGTCGATAGATTGGAAAAGGAGATCCAAGAGCTTGTTCCTGGTATACGGCATGTCGACATAGAGGCACACAATCCAATAGAGCTAACCACGTGA